One part of the Anopheles merus strain MAF chromosome 3L, AmerM5.1, whole genome shotgun sequence genome encodes these proteins:
- the LOC121598820 gene encoding LIM domain kinase 1 isoform X3 translates to MFAGDHKFHPECFRCESCKVFIGDRESYALLERSKLYCGGCYKQQQQQQQHQQQHQTASEAAGRNGAIVSPTKQERHRIPHSIRLVEIPWSGNRSDRIRLATDDKPSGVKGVANGCKSVRISDLFCAAYGQMGKYIFSCINTALDSCCGLLHFRVTLNSDLMALRVGDKVLEVNGTPVRDVPLESLQNLIEASAGKALQLTVEHDPDLVALATSGGLPGCKGILSASYAGTETNCTDVLNNNQNDGEEECTRSLSPSKLERIFRKKDEGYMSGSSRKLQKRLKDVNCNTATNSLKEKERSSSMSRLLDEHRTMATGGEFYDLSRTKSFRVEPKAARIFRASDLVQGELLGKGFFGQVFKVTHRVTQEVMVLKELYRVDEEAQKNFLKEVAVLRSLSHHNVLRFIGVLYKDKKLHLVTEFIPGGSLKELIHDSGLPLSWAQRISFARDISSGMSYLHSMNIIHRDLNSLNCLVRENGTVIVADFGLARIIKQPLISTTAYEKCTATPPQPAAAAAASSGNNGTIGRRGRPRRQRYTVVGNPYWMAPEMMRGNKYDEKVDIFSFGIMLCEIIGRVQADPDYLPRLPDFGLNEKVFREKFCGQCPEPFYKIAFLCCDLNPDKRPPFHVLQGWLETMATVVALQRPIPIRIINEIDNFKGLRSTESSLCTTPDGLTTPPPLSGYGLKPSLSRKRICEGQEDTGSTLERQHKLNDTASVQPTSFDLVDGVGCDVPVDSELLTPTNSSTPRPVEERIEPAAQAGPGFVVVDFNDIPKSPHLGKDFSANGDRIRDSLRAKRRQRMMLSRENQRKSLDSSLLVAAARLGATDRLMGDAVVNAADDGSASEPISLIMTSEMIANDTAAGAAADVRASECVRPSTDQVLASVKDSLERAKQQGEVPRAVARFAIGGESSQQDGPQKTKRYGEKGFVIHVQNGHLTLNNVRDLENCSDFDSSCDTSLNYLEVNGNRVEQQEATDSTVPKATPKKDTNLVVEMMSVERAKDIYSSGERRKCVEKENIAQGPDAALVNALPDESKSIGPAAKATSPLAAIPIPERNSEAAASAVVAGKDAKKEEKTLSSSAQKAVQYTRKLFRVGETAQSPVASPTSAKRSHDLPGAHRAGVSPGTKASGKGQHHVRTTSSERSVFSTKQKISPTSDPEPQTGFGGQTFPLADRSKPTATTAVVVHNNNHSMVHSYKSKPNEALEKGNNGAVRQSAGKRTITASGAGKGASSGANRPPLIGDSAVCVDAMVPSAGKPPISCGGGVSAATLARLATKGGRTYRPAERMTVYYNEMRSNSSGKEKYTSTLSPTVGSSGSNSRTGSPSPPAPGTGGRSLQASTSNSSRSTGILSPGSIRRLNARLLEARKANAALSQDRSTGRGKANGSPLLSMPSGTAKPVPGMARKVLLTPTGGAAAPLLGSVAGGYARERKVLPPVAPLVKVPK, encoded by the exons ATGTTTGCCGGCGATCACAAGTTCCATCCGGAATGCTTTCGGTGTGAATCGTGCAAAGTGTTCATCGGCGACAGGGAATCGTACGCACTGCTGGAACGCTCCAAGCTGTACTG CGGAGGGTgctacaagcagcagcagcagcagcagcagcaccagcagcaacaccagacCGCATCGGAAGCTGCCGGTCGGAACGGTGCAATAGTGTCGCCGACGAAGCAGGAACGGCACAGAATTCCACATTCCATCCGGCTGGTCGAGATACCGTGGAGTGGCAATCGATCGGATCGTATCCGTCTGGCAACGGATGATAAACCGTCCGGCGTGAAGGGTGTTGCCAACGGATGCAAAAGCGTTCGCATATCGGA TTTGTTCTGCGCGGCGTACGGACAGATGGGAAAGTACATCTTTTCGTGCATTAACACTGCGCTGGACTCGTGCTGTGGTTTGCTTCACTTTAG AGTAACGCTCAACTCAGATCTGATGGCCCTGCGGGTCGGCGACAAGGTGCTGGAAGTGAACGGTACACCCGTGCGCGATGTACCGCTGGAAAGTTTGCAAAATCTCATCGAAGCTTCGGCTGGGAAAGCTCTGCAGCTTACGGTCGAGCACGATCCGGATTTAGTGGCGCTGGCGACGTCCGGCGGGCTGCCCGGTTGCAAGGGCATACTGTCCGCTTCGTATGCCGGCACCGAAACGAACTGTACCGATGTGCTGAATAACAATCAGAACGATGGTGAGGAGGAGTGCACGCGGAGCCTTTCGCCGAGCAAGCTGGAGCGAATTTTCCGCAAGAAGGATGAAGGCTACATGAGCGGCTCGTCCCGGAAGCTGCAAAAGCGTCTCAAGGATGTCAATTGCAATACGG CTACCAACAGTTTGAAGGAGAAGGAACGCAGCTCAAGCATGTCGCGCCTGCTGGACGAACATCGTACGATGGCCACTGGTGGGGAGTTTTACGATCTTTCCCGCACGAAGTCGTTCCGGGTGGAGCCGAAGGCGGCCCGCATATTCCGTGCCTCGGACCTGGTGCAGGGTGAGCTGCTCGGGAAAGGTTTCTTCGGCCAGGTGTTCAAAGTGACGCATCGCGTAACGCAAGAGGTGATGGTGCTGAAGGAACTGTACCGCGTCGACGAGGAGGCGCAGAAAAACTTCCTCAAAGAGGTTGCCGTGCTGCGGTCGCTGTCACACCACAACGTGCTCCGCTTTATCGGTGTGCTGTACAAGGACAAAAAGCTTCACCTGGTGACGGAGTTCATCCCGGGCGGATCGCTGAAGGAGCTGATACACGATTCCGGGCTGCCGCTGAGCTGGGCGCAGCGGATCTCTTTTGCGCGCGATATTTCCAGCGGCATGAGCTACCTGCACTCGATGAACATCATCCATCGGGATTTGAACTCGCTCAACTGTTTGGTGCGCGAGAACGGTACGGTGATAGTGGCGGACTTTGGGCTTGCGCGCATCATTAAGCAGCCGCTGATCAGTACGACGGCGTACGAAAAGTGTACCGCCACACCGCCGCagccagcagctgcagcagcagcaagcagcggCAATAATGGGACGATCGGGCGCCGGGGCAGACCCCGCCGGCAGCGGTACACGGTGGTCGGCAATCCGTACTGGATGGCGCCGGAAATGATGCGCGGCAACAAGTACGACGAAAAGGTGGACATCTTCTCGTTCGGCATCATGCTGTGCGAGATCATTGGCCGGGTGCAGGCCGATCCGGACTATCTGCCCCGCCTGCCCGACTTCGGCCTGAACGAGAAGGTGTTTCGGGAGAAGTTTTGCGGCCAGTGTCCGGAACCGTTCTACAAGATTGCCTTCCTGTGCTGTGACCTGAATCCTGACAAACG ACCTCCATTCCACGTGCTGCAGGGTTGGCTGGAAACGATGGCCACCGTCGTGGCCCTGCAGCGTCCCATTCCGATACGCATCATCAACGAAATCGACAACTTTAAGGGGCTGCGAAGCACGGAATCGAGCCTGTGCACGACACCGGACGGGTTGACGACTCCGCCACCGTTGTCCGGGTACGGGCTGAAACCGTCGCTAAGCCGCAAGCGCATTTGCGAAGGGCAGGAAGACACCGGCAGCACCCTGGAGCGGCAGCACAAGCTAAACGACACGGCATCGGTACAACCGACCAGCTTCGACCTGGTGGACGGTGTTGGGTGCGATGTGCCGGTAGATAGTGAGCTGCTCACGCCtaccaacagcagcacaccTCGGCCGGTGGAGGAGCGGATCGAACCGGCCGCCCAAGCAGGGCCCGGATTCGTCGTGGTAGATTTTAACGATATACCAAAGTCCCCCCATCTGGGGAAAGATTTTTCCGCCAACGGGGATCGCATACGGGACAGCCTGCGGGCAAAGCGGCGCCAACGGATGATGCTCAGCCGGGAGAATCAGCGCAAATCGCTCGATTCCAGTCTGCTGGTCGCTGCGGCCCGGCTTGGTGCAACGGACCGGCTGATGGGTGATGCCGTGGTCAATGCCGCCGACGATGGAAGTGCCTCGGAACCGATCAGCTTAATTATGACTAGTGAAATGATCGCAAACGACACCGCTGCTGGTGCGGCTGCCGATGTGCGTGCGTCGGAGTGTGTGCGTCCGTCGACGGATCAGGTGCTCGCTTCGGTGAAAGATAGCCTGGAGCGTGCCAAACAGCAGGGTGAGGTGCCGCGTGCTGTTGCACGGTTTGCAATCGGCGGTGAAAGCTCCCAGCAGGACGGACCGCAGAAGACGAAGCGCTACGGCGAGAAGGGTTTCGTAATACACGTACAAAATGGGCATCTGACGCTGAACAATGTGCGCGATCTGGAGAACTGTTCCGATTTCGATTCGAGCTGCGATACGAGCCTGAACTATCTCGAGGTAAACGGAAACCGGGTGGAGCAGCAGGAAGCAACGGACTCAACGGTGCCGAAGGCGACTCCAAAGAAAGACACTAATCTAGTCGTCGAAATGATGTCCGTCGAGCGGGCGAAAGATATTTACTCGTCTGGGGAGCGTCGAAAGTGTGTCGAGAAGGAAAACATTGCCCAAGGGCCGGACGCGGCGCTGGTGAACGCGTTGCCCGACGAATCGAAATCGATCGGCCCGGCAGCGAAAGCAACCTCTCCGCTGGCCGCGATTCCCATTCCGGAAAGGAACAGTGAGGCGGCGGCGTCGGCGGTGGTTGCTGGAAAGGATGctaaaaaggaggaaaaaacccTTTCCTCCAGTGCTCAAAAAGCCGTCCAATACACGCGGAAGCTGTTCCGGGTGGGCGAAACTGCCCAGTCGCCGGTCGCAAGTCCAACCAGCGCGAAACGCTCCCATGATCTGCCGGGTGCGCATCGTGCCGGAGTGTCGCCGGGAACGAAAGCATCCGGCAAGGGGCAACACCACGTCCGGACGACCTCGTCGGAGCGGTCGGTGTTTTCGACCAAGCAGAAAATATCGCCCACCTCCGATCCGGAACCACAGACCGGATTCGGTGGCCAGACGTTCCCGTTGGCCGATCGCTCCAAGCCAACAGCAACCACTGCGGTAGTGGTGCACAACAATAACCACAGTATGGTGCATTCGTACAAATCTAAACCAAATGAAGCGCTGGAGAAGGGCAATAATGGGGCGGTGCGGCAATCGGCAGGCAAGCGCACCATCACCGCTAGTGGTGCTGGAAAAGGAGCGTCCAGTGGAGCGAACCGACCGCCGTTAATTGGCGATAGTGCGGTGTGTGTTGATGCGATGGTACCGTCCGCTGGCAAGCCGCCGATCAGCTGCGGTGGTGGCGTTAGTGCTGCAACGCTGGCACGCTTGGCGACCAAGGGAGGCCGCACGTACCGACCGGCGGAGCGTATGACGGTGTACTACAACGAGATGCGCTCGAACTCCTCTGGCAAGGAAAAGTATACCTCAACCCTTTCACCAACGGTTGGCAGCAGTGGTAGCAATTCACGCACCGGGTCTCCTTCTCCGCCAGCCCCCGGTACAGGCGGTCGCTCTTTGCAGGCGAGCACCAGCAACAGTAGCCGCAGCACTGGCATCCTTTCGCCCGGCAGCATCCGTCGGCTTAACGCTCGATTGCTGGAGGCGCGCAAAGCAAATGCGGCTTTGTCGCAGGACCGATCGACTGGCAGAGGGAAAGCGAACGGGTCGCCATTGCTTTCCATGCCCTCGGGCACGGCAAAACCGGTGCCGGGGATGGCACGGAAGGTACTGCTGACACCGACCGGTGGTGCAGCTGCCCCGCTGCTTGGTAGTGTTGCGGGCGGCTATGCCAGAGAGCGCAAGGTGCTGCCACCGGTCGCACCGCTTGTTAAGGTGCCGAAGTAA